A stretch of DNA from Glycine max cultivar Williams 82 chromosome 18, Glycine_max_v4.0, whole genome shotgun sequence:
TAAACAGGAAGCTGATTGGAGCAAGATTCTTTAACAAAGCTTTCGAGGCAGCCAATGGGCAACTTGATCCATCTAACGAAACAGCACGTGATTTTGTGGGGCATGGAACCCATACTCTATCAACTGCAGGGGGAAATTTTGTCCCAGGAGCGAGTGTATTTGCCGTTGGCAATGGCACTGCAAAGGGTGGGTCACCAAGAGCTAGGGTTGCAGCTTACAAAGTGTGTTGGTCTCTTACTGATTCTGGAAATTGTTACGGGGCTGATGTGTTAGCTGCTATTGACCAAGCCATAGATGATGGCGTTGATATCATCAATCTTTCTGCTGGCGGAGGCTACGTTGTGAGTCCAGAAGGAGGAAAATTTACAGATGAGGTTTCCATTGGGGCATTACATGCAATTGCTAGAAACATACTTTTAGTTGCCTCTGCAGGGAATGATGGACCCACACCTGGAACTGTTCTCAATGTGGCTCCTTGGGTCTTCACAATTGCTGCTAGCACATTAGACAGAGACTTTAGCAGTAATTTAACCATCAACAATAGGCAGCAAATTACGGTATCTTCTAACTATTGGGTGACTTTGAAACTtgctaaaattatttgtttgttatGGACATCTAGGTAAAAAATATTGCAATTAAGTTTTCATATCTTGAAAtaagtggaaaaaaaatgttaaattatttgaatataaaaatggtcatcattgtctttctattttttcatttttacttttttttccctGGCATTGAAACGTAAGCTTAGAtataaaacgaaataaaaatataaaaatataaattttactattattattattttctttctcttcaaacAAAGGAAATCTTAGTGTTATCGTTCTATTTCTATTATACGTACCAGGGAGCCAGTCTTTTCGTAACTTTGCCACCCAATCAAACCTTTTCTCTGATCCTTGCGACTGATGCTAAGCTTGCTAATGCGACATGTGGAGATGCGTAAGTAGAAGCTTTTCTACAAATTGAAAcgccttgttttatttttattttttttggcacAGAAACACCTTGTTAATTTACCAGTATAATTATTGAATATTTGTTCTTTATATGTATATTGTTGCATGCAGTGCATTTTGCAAGCCTGGAACACTTGATCCTGAAaaagtaaaagggaaaatagTGCGTTGTAGTAGAGATGGAAAAATAACATCCGTTGCCGAGGGTCAGGAAGCTCTATCTAATGGCGCCGTGGCAATGCTTTTGggcaatcaaaatcaaaatgggAGAACCCTTCTTGCAGAGCCTCATGTTTTGTCTACTGTGACCGACAGTGAAGGCATTCAAATCACAACGCCACCCAGATCGCAGAACCCTACGTAATTATATCTCCtccttttaaaatttgtttaaatgaCATCCCTACAAAAGAAgtgctccatttttttttattttattttcatatgttCACATATGTacgttttatatatttatcttgcAGTGGGGACGAGGACGACATCCCTATAGAAACGGGTGCTACAATAAGAATGTCCCCAGCAAGAACATTATTTGGAATAAAGCCAGCTCCAGTTATGGCTTCATTTTCATCTAGAGGACCCAATAAGATTCAACCATCAATACTCAAGGTGCATATCCACGTTAATTATTATTGGATTTCTTATACAGAAATATTAggaatatattcttttaaagtgcttatatattttattagaaattctTAATTCTCTTATATTTCAGCCCGATGTGACTGCGCCTGGTGTGAACATACTTGCTGCCTATTCAGAATTGGCAAGTGCATCGAACTTGCTAGTAGACAATCGTCGAGGGTTTAAATTCAATGTATTACAAGGAACTTCTGTGTCTTGTCCTCATGTCGCTGGTATTGCTGGACTTATCAAAACACTTCATCCTAATTGGAGTCCTGCAGCTATTAAATCAGCGATCATGACCACAGGTAGGCATGACCACAGCTATTAAATCATCCTAATTGGAACTTCTATGTTTTGTCCATAGCTCTTTTTGAACTAAGTTATATCGTTTTTTTGTCGGATCATATCTATCTCTGGCGGAATCTTTAGTTGAATTCTtttctaacaaaatttaaattcaaaaatttatttatgattattttattttataaaaaaattgataaaaatgattaagatgatatataagtaaatttaataattagactgatacaaaaaatatcatatataaatttaaagtttaaatatatttttattttaattgagtcccatataaaataataattttgttttttattattgacatttttttaatttttattataaaaaaatataaatataaatatttattaggaataaaatatatatttaaatttaaatttaacaatgatgtaaaatttgatttaacttatttgattttaaattaatttcctcatatgattaaaaaatgaatttcctCCTCTTGTGTGTGGAATGTATTATGTGATATGAGAAtgatattcttattttaataatataaacaaattaaacgtggatgatataaaataatcaagattaattaaaactttaatttatgattactttaaaaagttatttatatttatcttttattttattaacatgttggtttgaataaataatgttggatcaagtggtcttaaaataattaagaagggagagttgaattaattattaatgtgtcttgattaattaaaaaatatttttcttaatattattagattcaattaggctttacttcTAAGTtaagagaaagtaaagaatagaaacaataatttagacaaaagtaaaacgaaaataaaaagtacatagcgaaaaagtaaagagtgtaggaaagaagaaaacaaacacaagtttttatACTAATTTGGCAACCACCTATGTCTACATCCAATCTGCAAGTAATTatcggttcttgagattttctttaaccttgtaaaatcttttacaaGCAATGAGCTCCAAAGGATGTCTCCTTCTTTGTGCTCAATGTAAAATCAAGTGGATGTACGttccacttgaactgattcacaagagatgtaccctctcttgttctcagtattacaactcaagtagatgtacgctctacttgtaacataaaggatgtacgctccaatgtgttaaaaCAAAGATATCTTAGGCAGTTAGTCTTTTGAAATCTTTGTAGGGTgaagcaaaaaatattttaggcaGTTActcttttgaaatcttttgtatagagggaggaggaaagaatcaaaacaattattagacggttagttctttgaattcttttgacaAGAGGGAGAATgaatgaatcaaaagaattctcagatggtTAGTTATTTGAATACTTTTGGCTAAAGGgaaaaggaatgaagaagaagaataacacaagttttttgctaatgaacttttcttgataaagaaagtattgaacaaaaattcATAGAAATATGTTCAGAATATTTGaatgaaattagtttttaaaatttttgtcatagtcacatatttataatcatttgatgactcaagttaaagtttgtgattcttggtaatttcttcaaaattagtcattttaaaagttgtgactttctTGAAAActaatcactggtaatcgattatcatcatagtctaatcgattacatatcaATAGGTGTgactttttatgtttaaatttgaaaactaaaatgtttagaaacactggtaatcgattacaaatattgtgtaatcgattacacaagtttgaaattgttttattagaagttgtgactcttgaaatttaaaatctaacgttttaaaacactgataatcgattacatgctcatgataatcaattacaactttgtaaatcagtttaaAAAGAATGTTGAttactgataatcgattatcgtcttctgataatcgattaccagagagtaaaactcttggtaaaagaattttttgtgaaaaattctcttaaacaaaattgtgctattcaatattttgaaaaacttttttaatacttattttaattgagtcttctcttgattctttacttgaatcttgatttttaattgaatgattatttgattcttgaaacttgctttgattgaacgactttttattcttaaaatttacttgattcttgattcttgacttgagtctttgacatcatcaaaataaatttggaAAACATTATTTCCACGGAGATGATACCTTAAGtaacttttcaattttcacCATATAAAAATGTagtttatatttctatttttttatttcttattaaaaattgtTTGGTAATAACTTATTCCTTATAATAATCGTGCTCTTACGACTTTATTTTTAGGCTGGGGAGCTCTTAAGACTTAATAATGAACTGTGTCTATGTGTGTTTCACGGATaagtcataatatatatatgtctttttctttttctttaattttctggcaaaatttcaaaattctaaCTTGTTATATCCTTGCAGCAACCACACTTGACAACACAAATAGGCCAATACAGGATGCGTTTGATGATAAAGTGGCAGATGCCTTTGCATATGGTTCAGGACATGTGCAACCGGAACTTGCGATAGATCCGGGACTTGTTTATGATCTATGCCTCGATGATTACTTGAACTTTTTGTGTGCTTCCGGATACGACCAACAACTCATCTCCGCACTCAATTTCAATGTCACATTCATTTGTAAAGGGTGTGACAGCGTAACAGACTTGAACTACCCTTCAATCACATTACCAAATCTTGGCCTAAAACCCTTAACCATTACTCGCACAGTCACAAATGTTGGACCACCAGCCACATACACTGCAAATGTCAACTCGCCTGCTGGATATACCATTGTCGTTGTGCCAAGATCCTTGACCTTCACGaaaattggtgaaaagaagaAATTCCAAGTTATTGTGCAGGCAAGCAGTGTAACTACGCGGGGAAAGTATGAATTCGGGGATTTGCGTTGGACAGATGGAAAGCATATAGTAAGGAGTCCTATTACAGTTAAGCGCAGATGAAAATTCCCCAATGGATTTGGTTTTTTTGTATTGTGTGGATGCATGTTTAGATATAAGCTAGTTTGACTCTATATATATACCTAGGATTTCATGTTATGACATGACTGTGTTGTTCCTTGGTTATTATGTGGTTGTTTGGTTATCCAGTATCATTGTATAATAAGACGGAAGTATATAAAAATGTTCAAATATTAATGTTAGACATATGTCACCATTTTATTTCATACCACACTTTCTCTCTTCCTTTGCATTTTGCAAACATTACCAGAAAAAATAATCTATATCTATGGATGCCTTTTGCCTACAACTAAATGATATAAGTAAAATTCAACGATTCATACTCAACATTGTTTAATTTGGTGTATCTAATGTTCATCAAAACTCTTCAGGAACCTTTAAAAGTAACAATTTCTCCATTATTCTCCTAAGGTTTCTTATCTTAAATGATTCTCTTTAGAAACATGTACTTAACACATCTCACAAGAAAAACTCACCGGGATCATATCTGAATAGTATTGAAATTGAATCCcttaagttttaaatttaaattgtttagaaaaaaaatatgattaagagaaaaaatttaactaaataatGATCAGTTATGTTCATGAAAATTAGtcatcataatataaaaaagtaaccAGTGTAAATAATATTTAGCATCTTGCATTGAATTTATTTTGGATGTAggcaggtaaaaaaaaaatctcaaaaatagTATCTTAAAAAGCCAAACAGATTATTGACTCGGTTAACATACTAAATCATTAGTCGAATCACTATGCCATTAGTTAAAAACCGCCCGAGCCAAtgtctttatattatttttcgcatctatatatattagtttaaaCAACTTTATCATTTGAGTtttgaggtaaaaaaaaataacaagtgacagtaaacataaaatatttgaataattatcaATCCACAACGTGAATATTTGGCTGCTATCCTTTGATTTGCGACAGATCTCGATTGTTGAATTAATCTAACAGTTGGGAGATTAACTCTAATAACTATTACATTAATCAAATAGTCGAGATCATACTCTAGAGGATAGGGCAACTATGGAGGATTCAAGTTTGTCAACAAGTTGGTAATATTAGAGAAATCGTGTAGAATAGACAAGATAAAGACTCACTATAACAAAGAAATTTAGTTCATTTAATTTAGTAATGTGTTTGAGTTGTGGTAAAGCTCTTAATGCTTATTTGAgttcattttttaagaataaaaaaattgctagaaatatatatcttaaaaattgaaatagataaaaaatatttaactatgttttactcattgttttgtagaaggaaaaaaaactaaatatttcattaaaaaaggaaaatgaaacttttaggctaaattagtaatttgattccattatatttaatttttttaattagatcctTTTTGTAATAAGATAaatgtttcaatttaattttttatttttcaaaaacgtttGAACGTGTCCATTCCGTCTAATTTGATGTGggcaccatttgaatttttcaggctaaatttttaattttgtttacctTTAATTCTTGATTTACGATTTTGATTCATCTAATTTTCTTACAATATTAGCGTCATATTTTAGGAAATATTCAGTTTTAGTCTAATCCTCAATATTTCcatatgtttatttcttttatttttttatgcattttaattaacattgacgattgaaaattaatatttaataacaaaaaattaatttaatcaattaaaatataaaaaataaaagacataaATGTATGTAAAGTTggactaaaattacaaattttttaaaattttgaaaactaatatatcacaaaaaaaattaaaataaaaaataataggagaccaaaattataatttagtcattttcttttataaattatttgacacCTAATTGTCTGGGCCTCAATTGGATGGAAATGGCTATGTTAGagtgtttttgaaaaataagaccCCATTTTGAACCTTTTATTAAAAGaatcatcaaattaaataaataaagagaagagtaatatttattatttattcttatacttatttaattactattcatatttaaataattttcatttattaatattctgatttaaatattttttatttaaaatatccttttgttttgtaattaatcaaattaaaaattcaggaacttttataaaatttaattaataataaataaaatagacacCTTATTGACTTGACTTAGTGCTTGGTGCTAGACTTTGAATAGTGTAGTGATGTCACTGTCACAGCCAcatgattgttttctttttataaggATGTTCTTCTGTCACCAGTCACCACAATACACCTTCTTCTCCTTGAGTTACACTTGAATTATGGTGCTATCCATTGAGTTTCTTGGCCGCTACTGGATTCTTTTGGTGGTGTTTCTAACACACTCTTCACCCCAACTTGCTGCAGCCGAGAACAATGAAGCAAACGCACTTTTGAGGTGGAAAGACAACTTTGACAAGCCCAGCCAAAATCTCTTGTCAACATGGACAGGCTCTGATCCATGTAAATGGCAAGGAATTCAGTGTGATAATTCCAACTCCGTCTCCACCATAAATCTTCCAAATTATGGGTTGTCAGGTACACTCCACACTCTCAACTTCTCCTCATTCCCCAACCTCCTCAGCCTAAATATCTACAACAACTCCTTTTATGGTACCATACCC
This window harbors:
- the LOC100811937 gene encoding subtilisin-like protease Glyma18g48580; protein product: MHCIANSERALVLERMDSSIFRLIVSSCLLFTFLLEAVHGSKKCYIVYLGAHSHGPSPTSLDLEIASHSHYDLLASVLGSEEKAKEAIIYSYNKHINGLAALLEEEEAADIAKNPNVVSVFLSKEHKLLTTRSWEFLGLDSNNKDSAWQKGRFGENTIIGNIDTGVWPESESFSDNGFGSVPSKWRGGNVCQINKLPGSKRNPCNRKLIGARFFNKAFEAANGQLDPSNETARDFVGHGTHTLSTAGGNFVPGASVFAVGNGTAKGGSPRARVAAYKVCWSLTDSGNCYGADVLAAIDQAIDDGVDIINLSAGGGYVVSPEGGKFTDEVSIGALHAIARNILLVASAGNDGPTPGTVLNVAPWVFTIAASTLDRDFSSNLTINNRQQITGASLFVTLPPNQTFSLILATDAKLANATCGDAAFCKPGTLDPEKVKGKIVRCSRDGKITSVAEGQEALSNGAVAMLLGNQNQNGRTLLAEPHVLSTVTDSEGIQITTPPRSQNPTGDEDDIPIETGATIRMSPARTLFGIKPAPVMASFSSRGPNKIQPSILKPDVTAPGVNILAAYSELASASNLLVDNRRGFKFNVLQGTSVSCPHVAGIAGLIKTLHPNWSPAAIKSAIMTTATTLDNTNRPIQDAFDDKVADAFAYGSGHVQPELAIDPGLVYDLCLDDYLNFLCASGYDQQLISALNFNVTFICKGCDSVTDLNYPSITLPNLGLKPLTITRTVTNVGPPATYTANVNSPAGYTIVVVPRSLTFTKIGEKKKFQVIVQASSVTTRGKYEFGDLRWTDGKHIVRSPITVKRR